The Anaplasmataceae bacterium AB001_6 genome has a segment encoding these proteins:
- a CDS encoding acyl-CoA carboxylase subunit beta yields the protein MIDTKTKQKEKIVSSSPLDKQHEQGKLSARERIDLLLDKDSFMETDARVMHRCADFGMEKKGALGDGVITGIGTINGKKVAIASQDFTVLGGSLSEMHGKKICKIMDLAIENLFPMVFINDSGGARVQEGIDALFGYGEIFYRNVHASGLIPQISIIVGPCAGGAVYSPAITDFIFMVKNTSYMFVTGPEIVKQVTFEDITKEELGGYKIHSEKNGVVDKVFNNDLEAMLSIRQFMKHIPQNNTVKQQISKKYTDNGKCSKWLDHFMPKESSIVYNMKSIIDGIFDEDSFYEIKESFAKNLIVGFARINGCNVGVVANQSKESAGCLDVNASCKGARFIRFCDAFNIPIISLVDVPGFLPGKKQETDGIIKNGAKLLYAYAESTVPRVTIVTRKAYGGAYIVMGSKHLGNDINFAWQQTEIAVMGAEGAVNLLYRKQLKENPDLKEGLLKEYNNKFSNPKIAAARGYIDDIIFPSQTREKIINSLYILQDKQHKRIKKKHGNIPL from the coding sequence ATGATTGATACGAAAACTAAACAAAAAGAGAAAATTGTAAGCTCTTCACCACTAGATAAACAGCACGAACAAGGAAAACTTTCTGCAAGAGAAAGGATTGATCTGTTGTTAGATAAAGATTCATTCATGGAAACAGATGCACGCGTAATGCATAGATGTGCAGATTTTGGAATGGAAAAAAAAGGTGCCTTAGGAGATGGAGTAATAACAGGCATTGGCACAATCAACGGAAAAAAAGTAGCGATTGCATCACAAGATTTCACAGTTTTAGGTGGCTCACTCAGTGAAATGCACGGAAAGAAAATCTGTAAAATAATGGATCTTGCAATAGAAAATTTGTTTCCTATGGTGTTCATAAATGACTCTGGAGGAGCCAGAGTACAAGAAGGGATAGATGCTCTTTTTGGCTACGGAGAGATATTCTATAGAAACGTCCACGCTTCTGGATTAATACCACAGATATCAATTATCGTTGGCCCGTGTGCTGGAGGAGCTGTTTATTCACCTGCAATAACTGATTTCATCTTCATGGTTAAAAATACTTCGTACATGTTTGTCACTGGCCCTGAAATAGTTAAACAAGTAACGTTTGAAGATATAACCAAAGAAGAATTAGGAGGCTATAAAATCCACTCTGAGAAAAACGGTGTGGTGGATAAAGTATTCAACAATGACCTTGAAGCTATGCTCAGCATAAGACAATTCATGAAACATATTCCTCAAAATAATACTGTAAAACAGCAAATATCTAAAAAATATACTGATAATGGTAAATGCAGCAAATGGCTAGATCATTTTATGCCAAAAGAATCATCTATTGTGTATAACATGAAATCCATCATAGATGGAATATTCGATGAAGATAGCTTTTATGAAATCAAAGAGTCTTTTGCAAAAAACTTAATTGTGGGCTTTGCAAGAATAAATGGCTGTAATGTTGGAGTTGTAGCCAATCAATCCAAAGAGAGTGCTGGTTGTCTTGATGTAAATGCATCGTGCAAAGGCGCAAGATTCATAAGATTCTGTGATGCTTTTAACATACCTATAATATCACTTGTGGATGTTCCTGGTTTTCTTCCTGGAAAAAAACAAGAAACAGATGGTATCATCAAGAATGGTGCAAAGTTGTTATATGCTTATGCGGAATCCACAGTACCAAGGGTAACAATTGTGACACGTAAGGCTTATGGCGGTGCATATATAGTTATGGGTTCTAAACACTTAGGGAATGATATAAACTTTGCTTGGCAACAAACAGAAATTGCAGTTATGGGAGCCGAAGGAGCAGTGAATCTCTTATACAGAAAGCAATTGAAAGAAAATCCTGATCTTAAAGAGGGCCTTTTAAAAGAATATAATAACAAGTTCAGTAATCCAAAGATTGCCGCTGCCAGGGGTTATATAGATGACATAATCTTCCCAAGTCAAACAAGAGAAAAAATAATAAACAGCTTATACATTTTACAAGATAAACAA